In Sulfuriferula plumbiphila, the genomic window TGCTTGGGCACAAGGATGTACAGACCACGATGATCTACACGCATGTGTTGAACCGGGGCGGGCGCGGCGTGGCCAGCCCGCTGGATGTGCTGTGACGGCGCTGCCGCCGGCGATTTTCCTGATGGGTCCGACCGCTTCCGGCAAAACCGGGGTGGCGGTGGAGCTGGCGCAACGGCTGCCGGTGGAGATCATCAGTGTGGATTCGGCGCTGGTGTATCGCGATATGGACATCGGCACGGCCAAGCCGGATGCGGCTATGCTCACCGCTGCGCCGCATCATTTGATCAACCTGATCGACCCGACCGAGGTGTATTCTGCTGCGCGTTTTCGTGCAGATGCGCTGGCCTTGATGGTGGACATCACCGCGCGCGGACGGGTGCCGCTGCTGGTGGGTGGCACCATGCTGTATTTCAAGGCGCTGCGTGAGGGCTTGACGGATTTGCCCCAGGCGGATGCTGCCTTGCGCGCAGCCATCGAGGCCGAGGCTGCGGCGCGCGGCTGGCCCGCGCTGCACGCCGAACTGGCACGGCTCGACCCCGAATCCGGGGCGCGTTTGCAGCCGACCGATACGCAGCGTATCCAGCGCGCGCTGGAGGTGGTGCGGCTGACCGGCAGGCCGATGTCGGATTACTGGCGCGCAGGGCGAGCGAATACGCTGCCGTATCGCCTGTTGCCGATAGCCATGGTGCCGGCAGACCGTGCGTTGCTGCATGGGCGGATTGCACGGCGTTTTGATGCCATGCTTGGCGCCGGGCTGATTGATGAGGTACGCGCCTTGCGCGAAAAATATCGGCTGGATGCGGCGCTGCCGTCCATGCGCTGTGTGGGTTACCGGCAGGTGTGGGAATATCTGGAAGGCGAATACGGCCGGGACGAGATGCGCGACCGCGGCGTTTTCGCCACACGTCAACTGGCCAAGCGTCAGTTGACCTGGCTGCGCGGGATGCAGGACATTATCCGGGTCGAGCCATCATACGCGGACAATGCCAGCCTGGGCGTGTTGCCGATGGTGACCGCCGAACTGGATAGCAGGCTGCAGTAACGCGGCTAGACTGGAATCAGTTGGTGCAGGAGCACAGGTTTTTCAATCGCGTAGCCTTGTGCGTAATCAATGCCGATTTCTTTCACCTTGTCGAAAATGGCGTCGCTCTCCACATATTCGGCGATGGTTTTCAGGCCAAGCGCGTGGCCGACTTCGTGCATCGATTTGACCATGGAAAAATCGGCGTGCTCCTTCAGCATATCGCGGATAAATGCGCCGTCTATTTTTAGATAATCCACTTTAAGTCTTTTCAAATAGGCGAATGAGGAGTAACCGCTGCCAAAGTCATCCAATGAGAACCGGCAGCCGTAAGCTTTGACTTTGTCTATGAAATCCTGCGCCGCATCCAGCCTTTCTATGGCTGCGCTCTCGGTTACTTCGAAGATGATTTTTTCTGGCGGCAGGTCGCTTGCGTCGAGCGTATTGCGGATAAAATCAAGCACATTCTCGTTAACCAGCGATAGCCCAGACAGGTTGATCGAGAAGCCGTTTATGACGCCAAGCTGCGCGGCGTTTTTCCTGATCCATTTGAAGCTGTTGCGCAGTACCCAGAGATCAAGATCGGGGCAACGCTTCCAGCGTTCGGCGGCACGAATGAAGTCGAACGGCTGTATCCCCAGGCTGTCGTGCAGGCCAAGCAGAATCTCATAGTGGGGCAAACTCCCGTTATCTGACAGTACTGGCTGGATTTTTTGACAGCGCAGAAACAGCAGGTCTTCATTGAGTGCTTTGTCGATAATGCCTGCCCATTCGAAAAGCGCCTGCTCGGATTTTATTTGCGAGCTGGTATTTTCATAACGCTGGACCGTGTTTGACCCCATTGATTTTGCAGCCACGCAGGCTGATCCGGCATTTTTAATCAGCGTGGACGGGGAATCTGCATCCGCAGAAAGTTCTGCAATGCCTGCGCTCACCCCCAGCACGAAGCTTTTGTCCTGGCATGTGATGCGGTGTTCCTTGATTCGGGAGACCATGTTTTGAGCGGCGACATAAGATTTGTCGAGAGTGCGTCCCCTGAACAGGACTGCAAATACATCTTCGCCCAAACGCGAAAACAGGTCGCTTGGCTGAATCTCCTTGCTTAAGGACGCAACCACGGCAAGCAACGAGGCTTCAGCCTCGGCCTGGTCACAGCTGTGATAAATTGCCTTGAGCTGGTCGAACATCATCAGGCACAGAATGGCGCCCTGATTTTCTGTGCCGTCACCGGCAAAAATTTTCTCAAGCTGGTTCATCAAGCCTTTGCGGTTCAACAGCCCGGTTTCAGGATCATGCGTCGCCTGGTGGTAGAGCCATTCGTAGGCATCGAGCATGACCTTGTGCGCCGAGCGCTCCATGAATGGCGCGTCCAGTCCCGGGATCTTGATTGCGGTACCGGTTTTGATAGCGTGCGCAAGGTCGTGCTGTTCCAGATGGCGCTTTTTTGTCGCGGAGCGGTTGGTGAAAACGAATCGGCTTTGCAAAAGATTCGACCAGACCAATTGGTGAGGCACCTGGCTTCCCTGCTGGTCGAAGGACAGCCAATCCCCTTTGCGCAATTGGCGGATTTTCGCATCGCCCGGATTGTGTTTGCCTGTCGCATCAGGTTCGCCCGAGCCATGGAACTGAAATTCGACGGGTTTTTTCCCCTGCAACTGTTTTGATAAATCTTGCGTGATGTCTTCGATGGCCGCTTCGTCGAAGAGCGTTTCTTTCAGTTTTTCCGAAATGTAAGTGACAAGGATGTGAGTTTTTTTCGCATCGATTCCTTTGACGATCGCATCAGGTGCCAGCAACGCGAGCAAATCGTCCAGCAGCGCCAGGGCGCGTTGGTGCTCCATGCTGTCCTGGCCCTGGCGCAGGGAAGTCATCTGCAGATAATGGCGCCAGCCCGTATCGAGTAAAACCAGAATAATTTTCGGCACCATTTTACCGCCCAGGCGCAGGCGAATTTCCTGCTCTACCTGATCTCGAACCAGGCAGATTTTCTCGCCGCCCTCGCTGATCAGTTGAATCCGGCGTGCGTTTTTTTTCCTGGCGTTTTCGATGGGTCCAAGCAGGCTGGCCAATATCCCGTTCACTTCGTCGAAGACGGCGGGGTTGGCCTCGTAATTGTCCACCACCCGATTGGCCAGTTGGTGCAGGAGCTGGAGCAGCTTGGGATCGAATATTTTTCCGGAATCATCGGCGGCCACGTAGTAGCGCTCGAACAGATTCACCGTCTGGCGCGCGGGATGCGCGTCCGACTCCAGAAATTTTTCATCCAGCAAAGCCAGCTTGAGCAGCGGCATCTCCAGTTTCTTGAGCAGGGCGCGAATATCGGAACCCTGGGCATCGTCCGTGAGCGGTTTGCTGAGAAGCGCATCAAAAAGCCGTATGGCCTGAAAATATTTATCACTGCCCGCCTCGCTGCCCTCGAGCTGCGGCAGCTCCGTAGTCAATCGCCGCTTGATTGAAACGTGGTCGTTTTGTTCGATCCCGCAGTTTTGCCGGAGTCGGACGCTGTCCAGCACGTTCAGTATTTTTTCCAGGTTGGCTCTGCCCTCAGGGATATTGGCGCCTGGGGAGGGCTGAGTGCCGGTGTGGCCATATTTGAAGTTATCTTGCTGCGCGTTGTGAGCGGCATTGAACAGGCTGTTCACCGCAGGTATCAGGCTGCTGGTCCGCGGGGTAGACGAATCTGCGAAATTCGCATGCCCGCGGAAAACGAGATGGTCGATCGGCGACCTAAATTCGGTCTTAGGATCACTTAAATAGTGCAGTAGATTGTCCAGCTTGTACTCCCGCTGATCGTTGCCGATAGAATCAGAAGCGGGGCCAGTGGTGCGTTGGGAGGACGGCGGTTTGCCGTTCCGATCAGGTGCGAGCGTTTGCCCGGCCTGATTCGGAGAGGTGTCCGAATTTTTTGTTTTCTGTGCGGGCCCGCTGTCTTGCACAGCGGCGGCCTTTGGATTCCTGAGCGCCGGCACGAACGCGACAGTTTCGTTTAAGCCCTGATAAAAATCCCCGAAAAAACGGGAAAGCGACTCGAAAAATGTCTGGTACAGTACCGCCCTGACCGTATATTTCAGGTCAATATCCGATATGGTTTTGCGAAAAGTCTGAAAAATGAAATAAGGCCCATACGGGTTGTCGTGCGCAGTGGCAGCGCTGGAGGCCAGTACCCGGTATCGTATTTCAAAATTTTCTATTGCGGACTGATGTTCAAAGCCCAGCTCATTGATTACCTGGGAGACGTTTAGCCAATCTTCAAAATCGTCGATATCGACCAGGGATAGTTGTTCGCTTTGGTACTGGTCAACCGAGGCGGGCCGTTGATCGAATATTTGTTGGAGATATGACGCATCCAGAAACGCCAGCTCGATTTCTGCGCGACGCGAGAAAAGCAACGGGTAGAGGGTGTTGATGAGCCGGTTTTCTGTGAAATCAGGGGACTGGTAGGCAGCCTGAATCAGCTTGTCCTCCAGGTTTTCATAGAAGTCCTGGATAACCTGTTTGATGAAAGCAATAAATTGCTCGTGGCATCTGGCTTTAGCCGTATCAACCCGGGGTTGGGGAAAGGCATGCGCCGGGTTCGGCGTGGAGGTCCTGGCGCTTTCTTCCGCTACCCGTGTCAAGTCCAGGAAGGCGTTTATCGGGAAATTTTCTACTGCAATTCCCAGGGAGTTCTGAGAAACGCGCACAACGCTTCCGGAGAGTCGATACAAGTCCGCGCCGGCCAGATCCGGACGAAATTCGATGGTAATTATCCGGTCCTGCAGGGCAGGGACAGATGCGGGATATATACCGGAATCCGGTAATAATAAGGATACAAGGACGCCTTTCGGGCAGAAATCATTGATTTCGCATGGCAACGACCCGGCCCAGCCATTTTTCAGAATTGCGGGTTGCAATACCCGGAACCGCTTGTATTGGCGTCTTTCGGCAGATCGATTCATAAGCAATCAGTCCCGGAGAGTTAAGCTACCCATGCGCTGAATTAACGTTTTTTTGGCGCGCATTCACTAAATTAATATTATCCAGCCCCGCAGGACGTGATTTCCTCATGTGGAGTGGCCGGTGACTTTCACTCGGGCACGCCCGCGCGCCAGGCGGATGTTGAGAGATTCGTCAACCCGAATCTGGTCGCTGCCGTGAATAATGTCGCCTTGTTCGTTTTGCACGATGCTGTAGCCGCGCGCCAGTACCGCTTCCGGGTTGAGGTGGGTGAGGTGGCTGGCAAGCCGGGCGGTTTCCTGATTGGCATGGGCGAGTTGCAAGTGCATGGCACGTGTCAGCGCGGCGGCGCGGGCAGCAAGGGCAAGCTGCCGAACGGCGAAATCGGGGCTGGCCTGCAGGAGCCGCCGGGCGAGCGTGCTGTGGTGCCAGTGGCGGCGTTCCCGGGCGGTTACCATCGCGTTACGCAGGCGCTGCGTGAGGTGGCCGAGGGCAGCTTGCCGGGCTTCCAGCCTGCGCCCCGGATGCACCAGTCGGCGTGCCAGGTAGTCCAGTTGCTGGCTGTGGGTATCGAGTCGATGGCGTGCCAGGCGCCGTAGTCTCGCCTGGTTAAGTTCCAGCTTGTGGATCAGGTCGGTGCGGTTGGGGCTGGCCAGCTCTGCCGCCGCTGTGGGGGTGGGAGCGCGCAGGTCGGCTGCGAAGTCGGCGATGGTGAAGTCGGTCTCGTGGCCGATGCCGCACACGATGGGGATGGGGCTGGCGGCTACCGTGCGCGCCACGATTTCTTCGTTAAATGGCCACAGGTCTTCAATGCTGCCGCCCCCCCGGCACAGGATCAGCACGTCGCATTCGGCTCTTCGATAAGCGCTTTGCAGTGCGGCGCTGATCTGCACTGCGGCGTCCGCACCCTGCACCGGTGTTGGGTATAGCACCACCGGCAGGGCGGGCATGCGGCGTTTGAGGGTGGTGAGCACGTCGCGCAATGCTGCCGCCTGGAGCGAGGTGACAACGCCAATACGCTGCGGGAAGGCGGGCAGGCGGCGCTTGCGGGCAGAATCAAACAGGCCCTCTTGTTCCAGTTTGGCCTTGAGCTGTTCAAATGCCTCGAACAGCGCACCCAGTCCGGCGCGGCGCAGGCTATCCACCTGGAGCTGAAATTCGCCACGTGCCTCATACAGGGTCGGCGTGGCGCGTACTTCCACCTGCATTCCGTTATCTGGCAGCCAGTCAATAAACTGGTTGCGCCCGCGAAACATGACACAGCGTACTTGGGCGCTGGCGTCCTTGAGCGAAAAATACCAGTGCCCCGAGGCAGCACGCGTGAGGTTGGAAATTTCGCCCGCGATCCAGGCCAGCGGTAGCGTTTGTTCCAGCGTCTCGCGCGCCAGGCGATTGAGTGCGCTGACACTCAGCACGGGCTGGGCGGGAGGAGAAAACAGGGGCGTGATCATGTTTTTGTCAAGAAGTTCTTCCACAGTCACGGAAATTTAACATGAGCGTTGAGCTTAATGGGTTGATGCAACAGGGTTTTTTATAACATCATGTTTTTAAACAAAAATTATACGATTAAAAATACAGCGACGGATAAAATTTCTTTATCTGCTGGTTACTTAGGGGTGAGCTGAACATCTTACCCACAAAGTTATCCACAGCTTTTGTGGGCAACTGAAAAAAAGCTTGCGGGCTGGCAAGTTAGCATCGTCATTGTAGCCATATCATGAACAATGTGTGCTAAATCTGGAAATTGGAAATTGCATCACCGTTACTCCCGGTGCCGCCCTTGCCGAAACTGGCTTGCCAAGCTAAAGTGACGCACGTTTTCGATTCCCGGGAGTTCATGCGTGTTAGCCATTATCGAAGCAGCCGGTTGGCCGATCTGGCCACTGATTTTAGCCTCTGTGCTGACGCTTGCCATCATCATCGAGCGTTTCATTTCATTGCGTCAGAAAGAAGTTGCCCCGCGCGGCCTGCTGGAGGGTGTGGTGCAGGAGTACCGCAAGCAGGGCGTAACCGCGGAGATGCTGGGCCGCTTGTCCATGGGCTCACACTTGGCGCGCATTTTTGGCGCGGGTTTGCGCAATGCGAAAGCGCCCCGGGAGGTCATGAAGGAATCCATCGAAGAGGCCGGACGCGCGGCAGCGCACGATCTGGAGCGTTTTCTCACTGCGCTGGGCACGATTGCTTCGATTGCGCCCTTGCTTGGCCTGCTCGGCACGGTGATCGGCATGGTGGAAATTTTCGGCGCGCAAACGCCTTCAGGCGGCAACCCGGCGGTACTCGCGCATGGTATCTCGATTGCACTGTACAACACGGCGTTTGGCCTGATTGTGGCGATCCCCAGCATGATTTTCTACCGGTTTTTTCGCACCCGTGTGGAAGCCCTGGTAGTGGAGATGGAGCAGCAGGCCATCAAGCTGGTGGAAATGGTGCACGGTGAGCGGACATGAATTTCCAGCGCGGCCAGCACCGGGATGAGCCGGAAATCAATTTGATTCCGATGATTGACGTGTTGCTGGTGATTTTGATTTTTTTGATGGTGACCACCACCTACGCCAAATTCTCCGAATTGCAGATCAACCTGCCCCAGGCCGCCGGTGAACCAGCCAAGGAAAAACCGGCCCAAATCAATGTGGCGGTGGACGCCGCCGGTAATTACCAGATCAACGATGCGGCAGTGAATTTTGCCAACATCGCGAGTTTGTCCGATGCCCTTAAAAAAGCGGCAGGCAGTGCCGCCGCACCGGTGATCGTCATTAACGCCGACGCTAAAGCCAACTATCAGTCAGTGATCAACGTGATGGAAGCTGCGCGTGAGGCAGGCTTGGTGCGCGTCACCTTCGCCACCCAGCGGGGCGAAATCCGCTAATTATCCTGGCTGGCTGCTGCCAGCCGATGTTTCCCCGTTCCCATGAGTCATCCCACAGCCAAATCCTGGACCGACCCCTTTGGCAGCAATCGTCTTGGTCTGTGGCTGGCTGATCGACGTGACCGTAAGACCGGGTTGATGCACCGCGTCGCCGCGCGATGGGGCTGGCTAAAGCCGATGGGCGAGCGCGGCAAGGTGGTGTGGATTATTGCCGGGGCGGAACGCGACAGCGTGCGTCTGGCGGTGGAGCTGCTGCGCGCCATCCGGGCGCGGCGGCTGGATATTCGCCTGGTGCTGACGTACGAGCATGAATACCCGGAACTGCTGGCACTGCTGGATGATTGCGACAAGACTGGCTGGGGTTATGCGCCATGCGATCATCCCCAGGCAACCGCGCGGGTGCTGCAGCGCTTCGCGCCATTCGGCGTGGTGCTGGTAGGTACGCAGGTGCGCCCGAATTTGCTGGCAGCGCTGGCTGGGCGGCCACACCTGCTGGCGGTGAATGTTCCCGGTCAGGTCGATTTCGCTTGCGAGCGTGTGTATGCGAGCAATGAGACTGCCACAGCGCTGGCAAATCAGGCACCTGTCGCCGACATGCGTGCCATTCTAGTCGAGGCGCAGGTAGATCCCAATTTCAAATCGCTGGTCAATGGCAACGCGGAACGGCATTTGTGGTGGTTGCATGGCGCCACTCCAGGCTATGCGGGTGAACTGGCACAGGTACTGTTCAGCCGGGCGCCGCAGGATATCCTGTTTGTCAGCGGGGAGCGTCCGCAAGCAGCAGTGATTTGCATGAGTAGCTGGAAGCGCGAACCACCCGCGGGCGGCAGCGTGATGTGGGTGGATGACAGCAAGTGGTTGCCGGGTATCGCCGCGGCGGTGACGGCAGCCCACCTGGTGCGGTTTGATGCGGCAGTGCTGTGGCAGGCAATGGCGGGAGGAGCGGCGTTGTCGCGTGCTCCCGGGATGAGGCTGCCCAAAGCCGCGCTGACAGAAGCCGTAGCGGAGACGGCGGATGTCGCCGCGTTATGGTACAGTTACCGGGATGCGCCGATTGCCGCGCGCAAACACGGCGACACCGCGCGGCGGCTGTTTTGGCAGGAACGGCGGCTGGCGGAATCGGTAAGCCGGGAACTGGTGGAACGGGTATTTGAATGGTAAGCAGCTGGATCACGCGGCAGTGGCAGGGCACCACGCTCTGGCACTTGTTGCTGATTCCGTTGGGCTGGGTGTTTGGTCTGCTGGCGGGCTTGCGCCGCACGCTCTATCGGGTCGGCATGCTGCGTGCCCAAACGTTGCCGGTGCCGGTCATCGTGATCGGCAACATCAGCGCTGGCGGCACCGGCAAAACCCCGCTGGTCGCCTGGCTGGCACGCGAGCTGGCAATACATGGCTGGCACCCTGGGGTGATCAGTCGCGGCTACGGTGGCAGCGCCCATATTCCACAGCAGGCAGGCATGCACAGCGATACGGCGCGCGTGGGCGATGAACCTGTGCTGCTGGCAAGCCTGGTCCAATGCCCGGTATGGGTCGGGCGCGACCGTGCTGCAGCGGGACGCGCATTGCTGGTAGCCCACCCGGAGGTGGACGTGCTGATTTCCGACGATGGCTTGCAGCATTATCGTCTGGCGCGCGCTGTGGAAATTGCCGTGGTGGACGGTGCGCGCGGTTTTGGCAATGGCCGTCCGCTGCCCGCTGGTCCGCTGCGCGAGCCGGTGGTCAGGTTGGGCGCCGTAGATGCCATTGTGGTGAACCAGCCAGAGGCGGCGCAACTGAATTTGCCTGCCATGCTGCCGGTTTATTCGATGCGCCTGGAAGGCGCGTGTTTTGTGAACCTCGCGGACCCTTCTCGCAGCGTCCGCGCCGCCGATTTTGTCGGACAGGAAATCCATGCCATTGCCGGTATCGGCCATCCCCAGCGTTTTTTTGACCACATTGCTGCCCTGGGCATCCACGCGCAGTATCATGCCTTTCCCGATCATCATGCCTATCGGGCCGCCGATCTCGCTTACTCGGGCCAGATCCTGATGACCAGTAAAGATGCGGTAAAATGTAGCGCATTCGCGGCTCAAAACATGTGGGCGCTGCCGGTGCAGGCGTCCATACAACCAGACCTTCTCGGGCTCGTGCTCGCCAAACTAGGAAACCGTCATGGATAGCAAACTGCTGGATATTCTCGTCTGCCCGCTTTGCAAGGGGCCGCTGGTGTACAAAAAAACCGAGCAGGAACTGATCTGCAAGGCCGACCGCCTGGCTTTCCCCATCCGCGACGATATTCCGGTGATGCTGGAGGGTGAAGCGCGCAGGCTGGCAGAAACCGAAGAAGTCTGATGGATGCTTCCAAAAGCGCAAATTGCAAATTTTTCGAGTGCCTGGGCTTTAGGCGAACGATGAGTTTTTAGGGGGGCTCATGACCGATTTCATCGCAGTCATCCCGGCGCGCTATGCCTCCACGCGCCTGCCCGCCAAGCCGCTTGCTGACATTGCCGGCAAGCCCATGGTGGTGCGGGTGGCTGAACGCGCAGCGCAGAGCGGTGCCAGCGCGGTATGGGTGGCGGCAGACGATGCGCGCATCATCGCGGCGGTCGAGGAGCACGGCCATCAGGCCCTGCTGACCTCGGCACACCATGCCTCCGGCACGGACCGGTTGGCGGAAGTGGTGGACAAGCTGGAACTGGATGACGACGCCATTGTGGCCAACGTGCAGGGTGATGAGCCGCTGATTGATCCCGCGCTGATCCACGCCGTCGCGCGCGAGCTGCAACTGCACCCCGAAGCAGTGATGGCGACCGCCTGCCATGCGATTCATGACTACACCACGCTGACCAACCCCAACGTGGTCAAGGTGGTAATGGATATAGAGGGCTACGCGCTGTATTTTAGCCGCGCGCCCATTCCCTGGCCGCGCGATGCTTTTGCGGCGGGACAAAGTTTGCCGGAAGGCTTGCCGGTGTTTCGCCATATCGGCCTGTATGCCTATCGGGCCGGCTTTCTCCGGCGCTATGCGGGACTCACATCGGCCCCCATCGAACGCTTTGAGTCTCTCGAGCAGCTGCGCGTGTTGTGGCATGGCTACAAGATCAGCGTGGCGGTGAGCGGGCAGCCTGCGCCGCTTGGCGTAGATACCGCAGAAGACCTCGCAATGGTGCGCCGGCTATGGGTTTGAAACTGGTTTTATGTTTGAATAAAAAAAATTGAGTATTCAGAATGGCCTGAAATCCAATACCCTCACGGGCTGTCATAGTAAAATAAACCATGGAGTAAGAGATGAGACTGATCCTGTTGGGCGGCCCCGGCGCGGGCAAGGGCACACAAGCCAATTACATCAAGGAACGCTATGGCATCCCGCAGATTTCCACCGGCGACATGCTGCGTGCCGCGATTGCCGCTGGCACCGAGATGGGCAAAGCCGCCAAAGCGGTAATGGATGCCGGCCAGCTGGTATCGGACGATATCATCATCGGTCTGGTGAAAGACCGTATTGCGCAACCCGATTGCGCCAAGGGTTTTTTGTTCGATGGTTTTCCGCGCACCATTCCCCAGGCCGAAGCGATGAAGGCCGCCGGGGTGCCGATTGATTACGTGGTTGAAATTGACGTGCCCGATGCAGAAATCGTCAAGCGCATGTCGGGTCGCCGCGTGCACCTGGCATCGGGGCGTACTTATCATGTGGTATTCAACCCGCCCAAGGTCGCCGGCAAGGATGATGTGACCGGTGAAGACCTGATCCAGCGCGACGACGACACTGAGGAGACAGTGAAAAAACGCCTGGATGTTTACCACGCGCAGACCGAACCGCTGGTAGCCTACTATTCCAGATGGGCGGCAAGTGGTGCAGCTGGCGCGCCGAAATACGTCAAGGTTACGGGTACCGGCAAGGTGGAAGGGATCCGCGATTCCATTTTTCAAGCATTGGGTTAAGCACTCATGGGAAGCGCCATTGCGGATTTCAGCGACACCGAACGCAGCGTGGTGGAGAGCGCCGTCAAGGAACGCTACGGGCACGCTGTGCCGGTCGAGGTCGCCGACACCGAACTGCGCATATACCCGGAAGACCGTGAGCTGACCACCTGTCCGTGCCTGTTCTGGAAACAGCGGGATTGCAGTTTCGTCATCGCCAAGGTGGGCGAAGGACGCTTCCGCAGCATGTTTTTCTACCGGGTGCATCAGATGTTCGGCACCGGGCGCGAGGAATACGATGACCTCGGCGACTGTGTGCTGGTGTTGCTGAGAGTGCAGGCCGATCACGAAAAAGAACAGGCGGGCGTGACTTCAGGCAAAACCGGCAAGGACATCTGTTAAACCCATACGCCAGCAGGGCAACCCGCTGGCGTTTTCATTTTTGGAAGGAAACATAAATGGCGAAAAAAAATGCCTTCTACGCACAGTCGGGTGGCGTCACCGCGGTC contains:
- the miaA gene encoding tRNA (adenosine(37)-N6)-dimethylallyltransferase MiaA translates to MGPTASGKTGVAVELAQRLPVEIISVDSALVYRDMDIGTAKPDAAMLTAAPHHLINLIDPTEVYSAARFRADALALMVDITARGRVPLLVGGTMLYFKALREGLTDLPQADAALRAAIEAEAAARGWPALHAELARLDPESGARLQPTDTQRIQRALEVVRLTGRPMSDYWRAGRANTLPYRLLPIAMVPADRALLHGRIARRFDAMLGAGLIDEVRALREKYRLDAALPSMRCVGYRQVWEYLEGEYGRDEMRDRGVFATRQLAKRQLTWLRGMQDIIRVEPSYADNASLGVLPMVTAELDSRLQ
- a CDS encoding DUF1631 family protein; translation: MNRSAERRQYKRFRVLQPAILKNGWAGSLPCEINDFCPKGVLVSLLLPDSGIYPASVPALQDRIITIEFRPDLAGADLYRLSGSVVRVSQNSLGIAVENFPINAFLDLTRVAEESARTSTPNPAHAFPQPRVDTAKARCHEQFIAFIKQVIQDFYENLEDKLIQAAYQSPDFTENRLINTLYPLLFSRRAEIELAFLDASYLQQIFDQRPASVDQYQSEQLSLVDIDDFEDWLNVSQVINELGFEHQSAIENFEIRYRVLASSAATAHDNPYGPYFIFQTFRKTISDIDLKYTVRAVLYQTFFESLSRFFGDFYQGLNETVAFVPALRNPKAAAVQDSGPAQKTKNSDTSPNQAGQTLAPDRNGKPPSSQRTTGPASDSIGNDQREYKLDNLLHYLSDPKTEFRSPIDHLVFRGHANFADSSTPRTSSLIPAVNSLFNAAHNAQQDNFKYGHTGTQPSPGANIPEGRANLEKILNVLDSVRLRQNCGIEQNDHVSIKRRLTTELPQLEGSEAGSDKYFQAIRLFDALLSKPLTDDAQGSDIRALLKKLEMPLLKLALLDEKFLESDAHPARQTVNLFERYYVAADDSGKIFDPKLLQLLHQLANRVVDNYEANPAVFDEVNGILASLLGPIENARKKNARRIQLISEGGEKICLVRDQVEQEIRLRLGGKMVPKIILVLLDTGWRHYLQMTSLRQGQDSMEHQRALALLDDLLALLAPDAIVKGIDAKKTHILVTYISEKLKETLFDEAAIEDITQDLSKQLQGKKPVEFQFHGSGEPDATGKHNPGDAKIRQLRKGDWLSFDQQGSQVPHQLVWSNLLQSRFVFTNRSATKKRHLEQHDLAHAIKTGTAIKIPGLDAPFMERSAHKVMLDAYEWLYHQATHDPETGLLNRKGLMNQLEKIFAGDGTENQGAILCLMMFDQLKAIYHSCDQAEAEASLLAVVASLSKEIQPSDLFSRLGEDVFAVLFRGRTLDKSYVAAQNMVSRIKEHRITCQDKSFVLGVSAGIAELSADADSPSTLIKNAGSACVAAKSMGSNTVQRYENTSSQIKSEQALFEWAGIIDKALNEDLLFLRCQKIQPVLSDNGSLPHYEILLGLHDSLGIQPFDFIRAAERWKRCPDLDLWVLRNSFKWIRKNAAQLGVINGFSINLSGLSLVNENVLDFIRNTLDASDLPPEKIIFEVTESAAIERLDAAQDFIDKVKAYGCRFSLDDFGSGYSSFAYLKRLKVDYLKIDGAFIRDMLKEHADFSMVKSMHEVGHALGLKTIAEYVESDAIFDKVKEIGIDYAQGYAIEKPVLLHQLIPV
- the xseA gene encoding exodeoxyribonuclease VII large subunit, which produces MITPLFSPPAQPVLSVSALNRLARETLEQTLPLAWIAGEISNLTRAASGHWYFSLKDASAQVRCVMFRGRNQFIDWLPDNGMQVEVRATPTLYEARGEFQLQVDSLRRAGLGALFEAFEQLKAKLEQEGLFDSARKRRLPAFPQRIGVVTSLQAAALRDVLTTLKRRMPALPVVLYPTPVQGADAAVQISAALQSAYRRAECDVLILCRGGGSIEDLWPFNEEIVARTVAASPIPIVCGIGHETDFTIADFAADLRAPTPTAAAELASPNRTDLIHKLELNQARLRRLARHRLDTHSQQLDYLARRLVHPGRRLEARQAALGHLTQRLRNAMVTARERRHWHHSTLARRLLQASPDFAVRQLALAARAAALTRAMHLQLAHANQETARLASHLTHLNPEAVLARGYSIVQNEQGDIIHGSDQIRVDESLNIRLARGRARVKVTGHST
- a CDS encoding MotA/TolQ/ExbB proton channel family protein — encoded protein: MLAIIEAAGWPIWPLILASVLTLAIIIERFISLRQKEVAPRGLLEGVVQEYRKQGVTAEMLGRLSMGSHLARIFGAGLRNAKAPREVMKESIEEAGRAAAHDLERFLTALGTIASIAPLLGLLGTVIGMVEIFGAQTPSGGNPAVLAHGISIALYNTAFGLIVAIPSMIFYRFFRTRVEALVVEMEQQAIKLVEMVHGERT
- a CDS encoding ExbD/TolR family protein; amino-acid sequence: MNFQRGQHRDEPEINLIPMIDVLLVILIFLMVTTTYAKFSELQINLPQAAGEPAKEKPAQINVAVDAAGNYQINDAAVNFANIASLSDALKKAAGSAAAPVIVINADAKANYQSVINVMEAAREAGLVRVTFATQRGEIR
- a CDS encoding glycosyltransferase N-terminal domain-containing protein, with translation MSHPTAKSWTDPFGSNRLGLWLADRRDRKTGLMHRVAARWGWLKPMGERGKVVWIIAGAERDSVRLAVELLRAIRARRLDIRLVLTYEHEYPELLALLDDCDKTGWGYAPCDHPQATARVLQRFAPFGVVLVGTQVRPNLLAALAGRPHLLAVNVPGQVDFACERVYASNETATALANQAPVADMRAILVEAQVDPNFKSLVNGNAERHLWWLHGATPGYAGELAQVLFSRAPQDILFVSGERPQAAVICMSSWKREPPAGGSVMWVDDSKWLPGIAAAVTAAHLVRFDAAVLWQAMAGGAALSRAPGMRLPKAALTEAVAETADVAALWYSYRDAPIAARKHGDTARRLFWQERRLAESVSRELVERVFEW
- the lpxK gene encoding tetraacyldisaccharide 4'-kinase, whose product is MVSSWITRQWQGTTLWHLLLIPLGWVFGLLAGLRRTLYRVGMLRAQTLPVPVIVIGNISAGGTGKTPLVAWLARELAIHGWHPGVISRGYGGSAHIPQQAGMHSDTARVGDEPVLLASLVQCPVWVGRDRAAAGRALLVAHPEVDVLISDDGLQHYRLARAVEIAVVDGARGFGNGRPLPAGPLREPVVRLGAVDAIVVNQPEAAQLNLPAMLPVYSMRLEGACFVNLADPSRSVRAADFVGQEIHAIAGIGHPQRFFDHIAALGIHAQYHAFPDHHAYRAADLAYSGQILMTSKDAVKCSAFAAQNMWALPVQASIQPDLLGLVLAKLGNRHG
- a CDS encoding Trm112 family protein, with amino-acid sequence MDSKLLDILVCPLCKGPLVYKKTEQELICKADRLAFPIRDDIPVMLEGEARRLAETEEV